The proteins below are encoded in one region of Bosea sp. BIWAKO-01:
- a CDS encoding acyl-CoA carboxylase subunit beta, with protein MKDILEQLESRREGARKGGGDRRIEAQHKRGKLTARERIELLLDHGSFEEFDMFVQHRCVDFGMEKGEKIPGDGVVTGWGTVNGRTVFVFSKDFTVFGGSLSETHAQKITKIQDMALKMRAPIVGLFDAGGARIQEGVAALGGYGEVFKRNVAASGVIPQISVIMGPCAGGDVYSPAMTDFIFMVRDTSYMFVTGPEVVKTVTNETVTSEELGGAKVHTSKSSVADGSFENDVEALLQVRRLIDFLPANNTVGVPEWPSFDVPDRVDMSLDTLVPDNPNKPYDIKELILKTLDEGDFFEIQAAYAGNIVTGFGRIEGRTVGVVANQPMVLAGVLDSDASRKAARFVRYCDAFEIPIVTFVDVPGFLPGTAQEYGGLIKHGAKLLFAYSECTVPLVTVITRKAFGGAYDVMASKHIGADVNYAWPTAQIAVMGAKGAVEIIFRGGDAETIARQTKEYEDRFMSPFVAAERGYVDEVIMPHSTRRRIARALAMLRTKSIERPWRKHDNIPL; from the coding sequence ATGAAGGACATTCTCGAGCAGCTCGAATCCCGCCGCGAGGGCGCGCGCAAGGGTGGCGGCGACAGGCGCATCGAGGCGCAGCACAAGCGCGGCAAACTGACCGCTCGCGAGCGTATCGAACTCCTGCTCGATCACGGCTCCTTCGAAGAATTCGACATGTTCGTGCAGCACCGCTGCGTCGATTTCGGCATGGAGAAGGGTGAGAAGATCCCGGGTGACGGCGTCGTCACTGGCTGGGGCACCGTCAATGGGCGCACCGTCTTCGTCTTCTCCAAGGATTTCACCGTCTTCGGCGGCTCGCTCTCCGAAACACATGCCCAGAAGATCACCAAGATCCAGGACATGGCGCTGAAGATGCGGGCCCCGATCGTCGGCCTGTTCGATGCCGGCGGCGCCCGCATCCAGGAAGGCGTCGCAGCGCTCGGCGGCTATGGCGAGGTCTTCAAGCGTAACGTTGCGGCCTCGGGCGTCATTCCCCAGATCTCAGTGATCATGGGTCCCTGCGCCGGCGGCGACGTCTATTCCCCGGCCATGACCGACTTCATCTTCATGGTACGCGACACCAGCTACATGTTCGTCACCGGCCCGGAGGTGGTCAAGACCGTCACCAACGAGACCGTCACGTCCGAGGAACTGGGCGGGGCCAAGGTCCACACCTCAAAATCCTCGGTGGCCGACGGCTCCTTCGAGAACGATGTCGAGGCGCTGCTTCAGGTGCGCCGACTGATCGATTTCCTGCCGGCCAACAACACGGTCGGCGTCCCGGAATGGCCGAGCTTCGACGTGCCTGATCGTGTCGACATGAGCCTCGACACGCTCGTACCGGACAATCCGAACAAGCCCTACGACATCAAGGAACTGATCCTGAAGACGCTCGACGAGGGCGATTTCTTTGAGATCCAGGCGGCTTATGCCGGCAATATCGTCACCGGCTTCGGCCGCATCGAGGGCCGCACCGTCGGCGTCGTCGCCAACCAGCCGATGGTGCTTGCCGGCGTGCTCGATTCCGACGCCAGCCGCAAGGCGGCCCGCTTCGTGCGCTATTGCGACGCTTTCGAAATCCCGATCGTCACCTTCGTCGACGTGCCGGGTTTCCTGCCGGGCACGGCGCAAGAATATGGCGGGTTGATCAAGCACGGCGCCAAGCTGCTCTTCGCCTATAGCGAATGCACGGTACCGTTGGTCACGGTCATCACCCGCAAGGCGTTCGGCGGCGCCTATGACGTGATGGCCTCAAAACATATCGGCGCCGACGTCAACTATGCCTGGCCGACGGCTCAGATCGCAGTGATGGGCGCCAAGGGCGCGGTCGAGATCATCTTCCGTGGCGGCGATGCCGAGACCATCGCCCGCCAGACCAAGGAGTATGAAGACCGCTTCATGTCGCCTTTCGTCGCCGCCGAGCGTGGCTATGTCGACGAGGTGATCATGCCACACTCGACCCGCCGCCGGATCGCCCGGGCGCTGGCCATGCTCAGGACCAAGAGCATCGAGCGGCCCTGGCGCAAGCACGACAATATTCCGCTGTGA
- a CDS encoding ATP12 family chaperone protein: MSTDAFLQRFGAPGTPQPDPVAAAQGAMRNALPKRFYETAGVLERDGLFHVALDGRTARTPARNPLAITSRPVAEALAAEWQAQGERIDPAVMPLTRLVNSALDGVSDQHEAVRAEIVRYAGSDALCYRASEPDNLVERQRDVWDPIIAGTEAALGARFTLTEGVMFAAQPAGVLDAVARRVADLSAPLALAGAHNVMTLSGSTILMLALADGRLDEEQAWTAAHLDEDYQIEIWGQDEDAADRRTIRRQEFAAAVLLLQHG; encoded by the coding sequence ATGTCGACAGATGCATTTCTCCAGCGGTTCGGTGCGCCGGGCACACCTCAGCCCGATCCCGTTGCCGCGGCGCAAGGCGCCATGCGCAACGCCCTGCCCAAGCGCTTCTACGAAACCGCTGGCGTGCTCGAACGCGACGGGCTCTTCCATGTCGCGCTCGATGGCAGGACAGCCCGGACACCGGCCCGGAATCCCTTGGCCATCACCTCGCGCCCGGTCGCCGAGGCACTCGCTGCGGAATGGCAGGCGCAGGGCGAGCGGATCGACCCCGCCGTCATGCCGCTGACACGACTGGTCAATTCCGCGCTCGATGGCGTGTCCGACCAGCATGAGGCGGTGCGCGCCGAGATCGTACGCTATGCCGGCAGCGACGCGCTCTGCTATCGCGCCAGCGAACCGGACAATCTCGTCGAGCGCCAGCGTGATGTCTGGGACCCGATCATCGCCGGGACCGAAGCTGCCCTCGGCGCACGCTTCACCCTCACTGAGGGCGTGATGTTTGCTGCGCAACCGGCCGGCGTGCTCGACGCCGTCGCCCGGCGCGTCGCCGATCTCTCCGCGCCGCTGGCGCTCGCCGGAGCGCATAATGTGATGACCCTTTCAGGCTCCACCATCCTCATGCTGGCGCTCGCCGACGGACGGCTGGACGAAGAGCAGGCATGGACTGCCGCCCATCTCGACGAGGACTATCAGATCGAGATCTGGGGACAGGATGAGGACGCCGCCGACAGGCGAACGATCCGCCGCCAGGAATTCGCGGCGGCCGTGCTTCTGCTCCAACACGGATAG